In Aedes albopictus strain Foshan chromosome 3, AalbF5, whole genome shotgun sequence, the genomic window TTACAGTCTTTTCGGTACAAAATtcgatattgcatggttttatagcCAAATCTAGCAACCATCTAGAATTTAGGCaaccatattgaattttgggcTGCCATTCTGGATATTTTGGGCCTCATATTTAGACTCAGTACATCTTCTCCTTACCAAATAAACCTACATTTCATGAGTTAAGCCCCAACACTTATTGAAACAACCACCGTTTTGAATTTTGGGTCATTTTTGGGCCATCTTCTTGGATGGCCACCATTTTTAGACTCTGGACATCTTCTTCATACAAAACATATTTGAATCGTATGATATAAGAGCCTAAATCACCTTAAGATACCGCCTTAAATATTGGCTcgctatttttggattttttggctCCAAAAATCTTCCCCATACGACATATTTTCCTTGAAATACCCACCATTTCTATTCTCTATTTATGGATTCTTTATttaaaatatactcatattgcatggctcAAACTCCTTAAATAGCCGCTACCTTGAACGTCGGACCAGCGCAGTGAATTTTCTTCGCACaacattcgtcaaccatgctgaaaGATACAAAAAGTGGCGCATGATGAGGTTCAATCTAGTTTTATTTTATATAGCCTGTTTCATCGGTGCAGGTCCAAATCACTAAAATGGAAATAACTCCAGAACGCCTCAATCGATCCGGATAAtctttaatagcaaacaattagGTGAAATTCCGGTTCGGTTTGTGCTATAACCGTTCGGACAACGAGGAGTGCATTAAAAGTTAATTACCtctttttgtgcacagacatacatacatacgcacatacacacatTACCTCAATTTGGCGAACtgaattgattggtatatgtgacttggccCTCCAAGTCTTCAATCAAGAAGCCTATCAGACAAAACGAAGAAATGATCACCTGAGCAGTGAGCCatgaattctccaaaaaaaatacCTTCCGAAAtacttccaggggttccttcaggttgTATTCAACATGTTCCTTCGAGTTCCAACAATCACATCACCCTCCAAGCTATCCCGCTTATTCATTCGAAAACTCCTCCGACATTatattcgggaatccctccagaacttCATTTGAAAATtagtttggaaattctttcaggagttgccTCTTGATGTTCTGCAGGAGTCCGtttgggaatccttccagggttttctttgggaatttctcttagggtttcttcgagaattcatgcgggatttttttctggtttttttttttcgggaatttctcaaaaaaatattcaggagcTCCTGCCGATGAAAGAATATCGTAATCACCAAAGAGATTTAGAAAATGGCAAAGAATTATTTTAAATACTTACGGAAGAATTTcaagacatttttttattttatttatcgaaaatttgcaaaaaataagaaacgaattcccaagggaattacaTGACAAAACTTCCAAAGGAAACACCAAGAAATTTCCAATTCAATAATCCGAGAAGCTTTCATACGAATTGTCTATGTAGTTTTCTAATCGAAACAATCAAAGCAAATACCTGAGGAGTTTCCAAACCTTTTGTCGAagtagtttttaaagaaatttcaataaataaaatctcaaagaaataccgtatgcgtgataatgtttgcaccatcgttaaataaaattccagttttacttgtaaAGACAATGTATGGGTTTTATTTGCAGGTATTCAAGCTATAACTCATaccatagtaggctgtgaataaaaagtgttgattttcttagtttaacacttgcataatgactaagtggcaacctagctcgtgatttgtccacgcgcaaatgtcgaaaagtatccgtggtagtgtcaaagtcaagattaacaatttttgaatttatatttttattttgacattgcctaatggtgtagacattgacacacaaacaaaagttataataactgttgattctggaatttggtacggatcgatagtttttcggaaatcgaaaaaaacggaggttgcgttcgggcaaattcaagactttcttatatggcgctactcgtagctcctggatgccattggtaacaatgtaagttttttttctatggtcgaaggatcataaaggccaccgtaattttccttttcgatatgccatgccgttaagtcactgatttcgcgtttctttgccatttttctaattgagcgcatataattcacccatatcttatttttggtggcagcgatagctttctgaatccatgttaaccttggacgaccagtggacaccttcgggaatagttgcccttgcattttttcggtctaagactgttttacggttctcctgaacactcctgaaatgactTTTTTaatatttgcgcgtggacaagtcccgactaccgctgctaccccttcatggtgcaaattttaaacttcagaaatcggattttttttacccgcaacctactgtgatatgagttagagcttacgtgcatgcaataaaaaccaagacattgtgtgtacaggtgatatgggtaccttatttgtacgatggtgcaaaaattatcacgcatacggtcaTACGAGCTTCAAAAGAAATAACATGAATTTTTCAAGGTTTATCCTAAaacgaatttgaaaaaaatggcAACCAAATGCCCAATGATTAACTAATTTACATGTACTAACTATTCTTTGCAAAAATTGACGAAGAAATTGAACAATTAGCTATGAAAtcaatttctaaagagattttcAAACAAACTCCACAACAGTTTGTTGAAGCAATTAAAATTTTTAagtgaacaaatttttaaattgtttaaacacatTCTGAATGAAAtatcgaaggaactcttgaattatTGTCGACGGAATTTTCAAAGAGATTTCCGattaaattctggaagaaatattcTTAAAAGAACTTTTACAAGGAAGTGTTAGCAAAAAAGTtgtaagaattttcgaaagaatagccgaagcaattttcaaaaaaaaaaaaagcatgagAAGTAGTAAACATAGGTACCACTGAAATACCTTATGATAATTCCAAAGGAACCACCAATGGAAGATTCGAATAAGTTATCGACAATATTGCGAAGAAAATTTCACAcaattttcttaaagaatgtcCATAGAATCTTCCAAAAAAATGGTAGGATTTCAATTGCCACTGtcggaaaaatttaaaaatgaattACCAAGTtcatttccaaagaaaatttcgAAGGCGTTGTTTCCAACGCTTTCAAACGAATTGTCGAAGCAGTTTCCGAAGGGATTGACGATTTAAGTTTTAAAGGATTTTCAAAAAAGCTTTTTCAAGGatgggaattttcaaaaaaaaaatcataggaaattaccaaaaaaaaatctaaaggaacaaCTAAAccagttctcgaagaaatttgcACGAGACTTACTGAAGtgaattccaagaaatttctgaagtaactgaGGAAGGATTTCAAGATCAAACTGGCAAGAAGATTTTCATATGAATTACATAAggtattctcaaaaaaatcttaaggtATTAGCTCTCAAAATATTCACATTACTATTAGGTTTTATTCTTCAAAAAGCTAACGAATGAATAAAGGAAAGTAGAAGAGAACAATGACGAAATTAAGTGGAAGAAACTCTCAAAGTCTGATCAAAATTCTTATTTAAAACTCTCTAACGAGTTTCTCAACTTACTGACGGaacacttcgaaaaaaaaaacgtcctGGTAAACATTCTTTAGAAATAAATTCTTCGAGTATTTTTCTAAGAGATTCCAGTAGTACGTTTAACAAAGAAGGGCCTTCTTTGATTAAAATCGtggtaatgattttttttttctaaatggaaTCTTGAAGAAGTATTAATGGAATTTATAGATATTTTATGGAAAGTCTTGAGCTTTGCAATAGTTTTATTTGTGGATGATTATTTCAATGAACTACTGCATGGACAACTAGAAGAAATTGTTAGAAgactttcttgaagaaactccagaaaggtAAATAAGAATATATTTCAAAACATGTATAAAAGAATTATATTGAGATGTTTTAGAAATATCTATGTGAGAAATTACTGAACCAATCTTTGAACAAACCATTTGGGACCATATGTGTTTGGAATAAGATTTTGTAACGTTCCTCATTGGAAttgttttttaaattaatttctgaaaaaataattttccaacTTACTAATTAATTCCAGGTAAATTTCGAACTCGTTCActcccaaggtgtctcacaattaggTTCCAATAAAATAGACATGATTTCAACCAAAATTTGCGAAGTAATATTGTACATATAGTTAAGAAAAATCCTTAATATCTCAATATTTTCTCAAGTTATTTTCAGCAATTGCTTTTAAATCAACGTTACATTCTGACTCGTATAGACACAAAACAACTCGAATGAAGGAGATGACAACTACTCAGAAATAATAGTAAACAAATTGTCATATTACATAATGACTTACTATAGAAATGTGTATCTTCAAAATTTCTCCCCTACGTTCCCAATTTAAACTTTTTTATTGAGCAAGAATATGCTGAGAGTGTACCGGTTGGtcgacgcatttttttttttcaatcaatttttgacATTTTCCTGCCCCTGGTAGTTTATACTTTATCCAATATTCGTTACCTTACCGATGAATCTCCTCCATTATATACCAACCAatcacaaccccccccccctccagcaAAAAACCAGTATCAGGGAAGATCCCGACATAACTCCTAgtaggagaaattctaggaggagccccggcaggaattccaggataaatctctataagaatccaggaagaattccagcgcatatcgctgaagtaattcctgaaggaattcctaaaacctatcctggaaggaatctttgcagaaacctaagaaggaattccgaatgacgccttggaggaatgccaacagaattcctggagagatctttaaccctagtaggatgttggggtcaatatgacagaGTACGTTCAGCGTTACACTACGGaaatcctaacatcttaggagggttaaaagaATATCAGAAAAATTGTTTGAAACAATTTCGGGAGACTCATTGAAACAAATGCGTgcaaaatcattaaaaataaatccataaagaaatatcGGGTGGCACACCTGAAAACATTGCGGTAGGAATGCCTAAAATTAAactgaattactgaaggaaccccgGAAGACCTCAAGAGGAatcaatcccgaaagaaatcactgTAAGAGTCCCGAGGAAAATGTCCAAAGATATCCAAAAAAGAATCTCGGAATAAACAGAAATCCATTaagaaatccctgatagaatctaTAGATGAGTAGAAAtgaatgaagaaatctttgatggaGTTCCAGGCAGAATTCTCAAATGAAAgacaggaggaatacttgaataaattgCGGAAAGATTCGCCGGAGGAATCACTAAGGGGATCCTGGGAGAAACCAATGAATAAATGTAGAAAGGAATCTTGAGAGAACTCTCTAAATGCATCCCCGGGTAGATCTTGGAGCATCTAAGAATGTCGGGAGTAATTCCcaacgaaattccagaaaaaaaatcctgaaggaatccctaaaggaatcgcaGTAGAAATTCTTAAGTGAAACCTGGGAACGAGGGAACGACcaatagaagaatccctgaaaaatcccgaAATAAAACCCTGggaaaatcgttgaagaaatccgtgaaaaacACCGGAAGAATTCTCTGAAATAGCCTAGAACAATCAAAGAAGTATTCCTTCGAGAAACTCATGATGGAAACCCAGGAGGCAGTTTTAAAATATCCCTAATATAATCCTGTGATAAATCATTTAAAGAATACCAGCTAGAAGCTATGGGAGgaccccagaagaaatcccgggagaaattcctgaaggaacccccggagGGATCCATAAAAGAATGCTGGAGGAACCgctggaagaataccaggaggaatttcaggaggattcaatagaagaattcttgaagggaccCCATAGGGGAATCATGAGTAAAATATggggaggaattcatggataaattatgAAACAAATCGCAACAGAATTCTTTGCAGGAATGACAAGATGAAACCTGGTAGGTATCCTGGGATAAATTCGAAGGCTTTCTTACTTATAATTACATTACCGGACCAAGTTTGATCAGATAAAAACACTAGCAGAATCACCAAAATtgcatggggctgtccataaaccacgtggttattttttgggagattccgaactCATTAGTATGTAAACTTATGGTGAATTTTTCAAATCACATGGTTCAACGAAATAGAAATGACTGTACAGTAAAAGTACCCACAGCCGATCCTGACCTTTCGTTACCTCACGTCATCTGTCGCATCACTAGCACCCGTGTCACATCAACCCAATCTGACGTGATGAAAATTAATAAAGCTCATCTCCACAATGAAACCCCCTCCTTTCAATTCAACAAGATTAACTGACTAAATCCCTTTGACATGATGAACTCCCGCGTAGAAGACATTTGTGTGCAGATCGGCTACCACAGCAATGTAGATATCTTCAACATCGCGAAATAAAAACCTTAATCAAGAGCAAATCACTTGAGTGGCCCGCCCTCCACATCGTGTACCTAATGCTTAGAAACAATCTGACGAATGTTATGGCACCACCAATTAAAACCTGTCCGCGGTTCGGTAGGAAAATACTCTCGAagacagccagccagccagagcGCCTATCAGTCCATCATGATCGCCGCCGTGACTGACTGGCGCGCTGCGCTGTTGTCTTCCCGGAGGGTCCGAATCAGTTTTCGCTGACTTCGCTACTAAGTCCATTTATTAACCGTGCATGGGTCGCACGCTTTCGTCAAGGTGTTGTCCTGGCTGTTGAATACTTAGATTGGATTAAAAGCAACGTAGCAGACAATATCTGTTTTTTTCTGATTTGACCGCGCTTCGTGTACCTACCTCCTGATCCAGTCATAAATCATATGCGCAATAATTCGCGAGCAACTTTTTCTAGCCGCAAGCCTGGCATGCCGGGGAGCTGTCCTAAGCAGTTCACTCTCATTGGTCAAGAGATAATGGAATCGCATTACGAGTTGTTGACAGCGATCGGGCAATTTCAGCGGTTTGCTTTTTTTTGGGGCGTATGAATGTCATAGACGAATAATCCAACTAGCCATGATTCATCTTTTCGTATTTCCGTGAAATACGTTATcacaaatagggtcttgtaccatttgggcaggtgtacctattttgggcacttgccgctaaactaagtcaatttcaaacggattgatttgaatttttgtatagagtaaggtactgtacgtgcctaattctatacaaaaatacaaatcaatccgtttgaaattgacttagtttagcggcaagtgcccaaaataggtacacctgcccaaatggtaaaaGATCCTACATCTCAGCAATTGTCAAAGTATATGTATTATTGCATATTAAGTAAAAACGTAATCAATGAGTAAATTATATTGCACAAATTCTTGAAAGCCTCGATAGACACAGGAAAAACTCCCGCACAACTGAACCATTCGCTGTTCGTGGACGCGTAGATTTGGATGATCATGAGTGAAGTACGCATCTGCACGTACTCAGAGTGGTTCTCCGCTAGACGTGACAGCTCGAATATAACACCATTTACCAAGTCAGCAATGCCGACTGcctgcaaaatttcaaatttcaagaGTTGATCTGACATTCCACAAACTAGACAAAAAAAACTCACTTGAACTTGCAGTGAATCAATCAAATAGCACCACCAGTAGCATTCCAAAACGTAGGACATTGCGGTTGACGCGGACAGCAGAGCATTGGTTATAGACCCATCTCGGATGAGCACATATACCAAGATAGCAACGAGGGCCATTGTGCAGTAATAGGTTACAGCAAATGCATAGTTGATGAACGGTTGCAAAACGTCTATGATTCtgaaatttgcatgaaattctttaAGTTCCTACTAGACTGAATAAATGAACGATGTACACCTTAGAAATTCAATGTGTTGTTCCAAGACCGATTTCAATGTTTTCTGCAAGTATTTAAGCTGGACGACATCCGACAATGATCCTCGATCGTTTTCCTCTTGCATATGTCTCGCTCTATTTAAGATTGTCTTGAACCCATGGGAAACGATCAACAATTCAGCTCGCAACGCCATTAGAATTACGGACATCATGATAGTGGAGTAGAACAATCTGCAGTCCCAAAAGAAAGCCAATGTTGCAGTGAACAGTTGCTGCATCGGAACAGTGAGAGCAGGTCCCAAACTTTCGAACTGACGTGGTATCCCAAAAACACGGTCTCTGGCAGCGCAAGGTATCCAGATGAGAAATTGGTTACCAAGGAAGAACAAAATCATTGCCAGGACTCCGTGACCTGTGGCACGAGATGTCTCTTTCCGTATTGATGCGTCATAATCTGGATCTCCGGATTTGCAGCGACGTCTCCCAACGAATGTCCTGCATTGTTGAATCGCTGCGTCGTAGTGTTGCACTATGAAGATCCTGACGAAGCATATCAAGAAACCTACGAACACCAGGACCGTGGCGTACAACGTTATTCTATCTTCCTGATGATTCAAATCAAAAATAAACTTGCACATTGCCACACAGAATTGATAAACACCCAGCAGACGGTACAACGTCATGCAGCATCGTTTGCACGGTTCCCGGTTGCTGTACTGGATGCCTCCACCAATGGTGACCAACTCCAAGCAACGGAAATGATCCCGGTCCAGATATCGATTGACTGCATCTTCCAGTTGACCCCTGAAGAGTCGAACCTTGGCAAGGCTTCCGTTCCAATACACCATCTTATCAAGGTTTAGTTTAAAACTAGTGAAGTCGATTGATTGCATTTGGTCCGGACACTTGTTACAAATCATGGTCAAGGTGAATGTATCACATTTCGCCGAAAATCATTTCACGGAATTCATATTCGCAGCCTATCATTTCACGGAATCACATGTGGCAGAATGAATCAAGCAGATTTGACCGTTTTGtcgaaaaccatttggcggagTGTTCCGTTTCGCTAAAAAATATTACATAAGAAAGACAAATTTAATTGGTTGAACTGGTGAAGAACAACCGAGAAAATAGACATCAAAAATGAATATAGGTGCTTTCTATTAAGTACAATGAAAAGTTTGTAGACTGCACAGGGATCTAACCCGTCATCCCAAACATGCTCTTGCTTATACCCGCACCTTCCTTTCTGCTCCTCTATGGGTCCTACAAACTCTTTATTTCATTCAAATTTTAAATTATTCTTGATAAAAAACTATGAGGGAGGGAGAGAGTTCATACGGtctattccgcgaaatggtattcggtaAAATGGTATACAACCGGTCAGCGTCTTTGATTCATATATAATCATATACTTTGCGGTGCACCGGCAAGCGTGAGTGTGCCATTAAATTGATTAATGGCCTAGGTTAGGTTATTGGGACTGGCACCTGACAAATACCATCATTGTGATTTGCATTTGATAAAGAGGAAATTTCCGCTGCTGCTTTCTTTTTTGTACAATAGACTATCACGTTCTGTAGAATACCTTAAGCAAATCAACAAAGGGAATTTATTGTAATACATACATTGTAGTAGCAACGCGGAAGTGTTCCCTAGATCATATAAAGATATGGGCGGATCAAAAATTACCTCTCAGCTGATTGGATGGCCTTATCATATGCCCGATGAAAAGACACATGGTTTTTGTGAGGACCGATCTACGACGGACCAGATGTGTAACTTGTGGTTGATCTTAGATCAATTTCAACAGTACCCTGAGACACACAAtctgttcaataattttaaagcggcatacgactcagggtcgatttcttcaccttggctcaaccggtaagccaggcttacccatatagtttaACCTGGTTCAACGCTTaagtcagggtgaagaaatcgaccttcAGTGAAAAAAAATGCTTTGGCTAACAATGTCAGAAAATGATTTTCCGGTAAATCTAATTGAATAACCCTCCTTAGATGTTACGCTAGGCGTACCACGATGGTATAGTGTACGTTCATCGAGGCTGTCCGGGTCATATTGACCACAACATGCTACACTGGGGTTAACAAGACTTTTTAGCagaattgtatcagaaattcaaGATAAAATCTTGATGTCTTCGTCGTAGTTTTTCATACGGATAAGAATCACATCCGTAATGAAAATAAGCTTGCTAgaggacacaatcggtgaagtacttgaATTGAAGTAATAAGCTAAATttgcttgatgattttgtggctacatcggtctctttctactcataagtataagggagtagagatcaaagtggatagggcccatatagccgaggcggtaaacgcacgggtattcagcatgaccatgctgagggcgacgggttcgattcccggtcggtccaggatcttttcgtaaaggaaatttccttgacttccttgggcatagagtatcttcgtgcctgccacacgatatacacatgcaaaatggtcattggcagaggaagctctcagttaaaaactgtggaagtgctcattgaacactatgctgagaagcaggctttgtcccagtgaggacgttacgccaagaagaggagagagaggagaggagatcaaagtggataatgaaatgatagatatgatagaattcgctaggtagcgaacaagtgtgaaaattttatagaaggtgaaattaggcaagttcACGCCGCGATATatggtcaacaaagtcgatttttcggaacaaagctttttcgattccttttagcgtccaaaacatttgtgcaaaatttgggagcgattggttgcttccccgtattccgcattgcgattgaaatttgtatggaatttagtatgggaaaacgtgcttttttgcatttttctcataaattgaaatttttcgtccgaACCGATACAACTAAtcacgttaaagtatagcctatgatatgccaaaaaactttgccgaagaccgcaaagcgatccgacacttgtgaaaaaagttataacgtacagattgcccggtggcgcttaacatttaacatgtaaaggaataacatcaataataaaatctcaatttttggcctaagttaccagccGAATAACTTTTCTCACAAGCgccggatcactttgtggtcttcggcaaagtttttcggcatatcctagactagactttaacgtcattagttacatggtattggacaAGAGATCGAAGTAGGCAGTGACCGCGAGTGGAAGTGTTTTTGTTATTGGCAGCTTTTTTTTCGTATTCGGATTTTCTCGATTCGATTGATGGTCTGACTGGCCCTACGCCACCCGGATTGCAGATACGGGAATGAAAATAATAGTTTCGGATAGTGTTGAGCCGAGTGACTCGGGCCGCTAAAGTCTGTGGGTTTGATTTGTCTTTTCCAACGGATTTTTGTGTAATATACTGGGTGTGTAATATACTATGGTGGAACTTGCAGCTGTGCTGTACGGAGGCAGCTTATTTCAAGTGCGACGCGATAAAATTCAAagtgttttcatacaaaaaatggcTAAATATTCGTTTGGAAGTGCCGTTATTTAAATTGGTTTTGTGTGGTAATGAATGCGTGACGAAATATCGACCAGAAATAGTGAATTTTGAGATTTTCCTGGTGACCAAAGGAGTGAAAATTTTGCTGTGGCCACGTTTATTCGTTCCCAGGTTTCCAGGGAGCGCAAGtgaaacaatttgtgactttttcaGTGAATGAAGAAGGGGCAGCTTCGAGAAATGCAACGGTTTTATTGTGAGTTTCTGTAGAAAGAAGAGGAATAGGAATTCGCAGCAGCAACGAGTCAtcaacacatt contains:
- the LOC134284252 gene encoding uncharacterized protein LOC134284252; its protein translation is FHANFRIIDVLQPFINYAFAVTYYCTMALVAILVYVLIRDGSITNALLSASTAMSYVLECYWWCYLIDSLQVQVSFFCLVCGMSDQLLKFEILQAVGIADLVNGVIFELSRLAENHSEYVQMRTSLMIIQIYASTNSEWFSCAGVFPVSIEAFKNLCNIIYSLITFLLNMQ
- the LOC134289559 gene encoding uncharacterized protein LOC134289559, yielding MQSIDFTSFKLNLDKMVYWNGSLAKVRLFRGQLEDAVNRYLDRDHFRCLELVTIGGGIQYSNREPCKRCCMTLYRLLGVYQFCVAMCKFIFDLNHQEDRITLYATVLVFVGFLICFVRIFIVQHYDAAIQQCRTFVGRRRCKSGDPDYDASIRKETSRATGHGVLAMILFFLGNQFLIWIPCAARDRVFGIPRQFESLGPALTVPMQQLFTATLAFFWDCRLFYSTIMMSVILMALRAELLIVSHGFKTILNRARHMQEENDRGSLSDVVQLKYLQKTLKSVLEQHIEFLRCTSFIYSV